A window of the Citrus sinensis cultivar Valencia sweet orange chromosome 9, DVS_A1.0, whole genome shotgun sequence genome harbors these coding sequences:
- the LOC102626965 gene encoding adenylosuccinate synthetase 2, chloroplastic — protein MNISSVKFNHAGPITGPKWAGFRPTLHLRRNSDVVSFESRTKAGAAPSSLTVTANELPSQIESLSQVSGVLGSQWGDEGKGKLVDILAEHFDIVARCQGGANAGHTIYNAEGKKFALHLVPSGILNEDTVCVIGNGVVVHLPGLFNEIDGLEANGVSCKGRILVSDRAHLLFDFHQEIDGLREAELAKSFIGTTKRGIGPAYSSKVIRNGIRVCDLRHMDTFPQKLDLLLSDAAARFPGFKYTPDVLREEVEKYKRFAKRLEPFITDTVHFMNESIAQKQKILVEGGQATMLDIDFGTYPFVTSSSPSAGGICSGLGIAPRVVGDLIGVVKAYTTRVGSGPFPTEIFGQGGDRLRLAGQEFGTTTGRPRRCGWLDVVALKYCCQINGFSSLNLTKLDVLSELPEIQLGVAYKQFDGTPVKSFPADLLLLEQLKVEYEVLPGWQSDISSVRNYSDLPKGAREFVERIEELVGVPINYIGVGPGRDALIYK, from the exons ATGAATATCTCCTCGGTGAAGTTCAACCACGCCGGCCCTATAACGGGACCCAAGTGGGCCGGCTTTAGGCCCACTCTCCACCTCCGCCGCAACAGCGACGTCGTTTCTTTCGAGTCAAGGACAAAGGCGGGGGCTGCTCCATCTTCGTTAACCGTGACGGCCAACGAGTTACCGAGTCAAATCGAGTCGCTGAGTCAGGTCTCGGGCGTGTTGGGTTCCCAGTGGGGCGATGAAGGCAAAGGCAAGCTCGTCGATATCCTTGCCGAGCACTTCGACATCGTTGCTCGCTGTCAA GGCGGAGCTAATGCTGGTCACACTATCTACAATGCAGAGGGAAAGAAATTTGCCCTGCATCTTGTTCCATCAGGCATTCTGAATGAGGATACTGTATGTGTTATTGGAAATGGAGTTGTGGTGCATCTGCCAGGCTTGTTCAATGAAATTGATGGCCTGGAAGCTAATGGAGTCTCCTGCAAGGGAAGGATTTTGGTGTCTGATCGGGCTCACCTGCTCTTTGATTTTCATCAAGAGATAGATGGACTTAGGGAAGCTGAGCTTGCTAAATCATTTATTGGCACAACCAAGAGAGGAATAGGACCTGCTTACTCCAGCAAGGTGATCCGAAATGGTATTAGAGTATGTGACTTGAGGCACATGGATACTTTCCCACAGAAGCTTGATCTTTTATTATCAGATGCAGCTGCAAGATTCCCAGGTTTTAAGTATACCCCAGACGTTCTCAGGGAAGAAGTTGAAAAATACAAGAGATTTGCCAAGAGGCTGGAGCCTTTCATCACTGATACAGTGCATTTCATGAATGAGTCCATTGCTCAGAAGCAGAAGATTCTGGTTGAAGGTGGTCAGGCAACCATGCTGGATATTGACTTCGGAACTTATCCATTTGTGACTTCCTCTAGTCCATCAGCTGGCGGGATTTGCTCTGGTCTCGGCATTGCTCCAAGAGTTGTTGGTGATCTAATTGGTGTG GTAAAAGCATACACTACTAGGGTAGGTTCTGGTCCTTTCCCGACTGAAATTTTTGGGCAAGGAGGTGACCGCCTTAGGTTGGCCGGGCAGGAGTTTGGCACTACTACTGGTCGCCCTCGCCGTTGTGGTTGGCTTGATGTTGTTGCATTGAAGTACTGCTGTCAAATTAATGGTTTCTCTTCTTTGAATCTCACCAAATTGGATGTTTTATCAGAGCTTCCTGAAATTCAGCTTGGTGTTGCTTATAAACAATTTGATGGTACACCAGTCAAATCATTCCCTGCAGATCTTCTACTGCTTGAGCAATTGAAG GTCGAGTATGAAGTTTTACCCGGGTGGCAGTCTGATATCTCTTCTGTTAGAAACTACTCAGACCTGCCAAAGGGAGCACGTGAGTTCGTGGAGAGGATAGAAGAACTTGTTGGCGTTCCAATCAATTATATTGGCGTTGGACCTGGGCGTGATGCTCTCATATACAAGTAG
- the LOC102627247 gene encoding uncharacterized protein LOC102627247, which produces MEGRKTKEKQSAVSLQEFVSVMAPLIDLEKEAEISASITSGASRNLDTAQKKGSTILNLKCVDAQTGLMGKTLLEFQSTKGDVLPAHKFGTHDVVVLKPNKADLGSPALGQGVVYRLKDSSITVAFDDIPEEGLNSPLRLEKLANEVTYRRMKDALIQLSKGVQNGPAAGLIPVLFGEQKPTVLKKDIAFKPFNSNLDHSQKDAISKALSSKNVFMLHGPPGTGKTTTVVEIILQEVKRGSKILACAASNIAVDNIVERLVPHRVRLVRLGHPARLLPQVLESALDAQVLRGDNSSLASDIRKEMKALNGKLLKTKDKNTRREIQKELRTLSKEERKRQQLAVTDVIKNADVVLTTLTGAVSRKLDNTSFDLVIIDEAAQALEIACWIALLKGSRCILAGDHLQLPPTVQSVEAEKKGLGRTLFERLADLYGDEVTSMLTVQYRMHEHIMNWSSKELYNSKIKAHPSVAAHMLFDLEGVKRTSSTEPTLLLIDIAGCDMEEKKDEEDSTMNEGEAEVAMAHAKRLIQSGVHASDIGIITPYAAQVVLLKILRSKDDKLKNMEISTVDGFQGREKEAIIISMVRSNSKKEVGFLSDRRRMNVAVTRARRQCCLVCDTETVSSDGFLKRLIEYFEEHAEYLSGSEYLNE; this is translated from the exons ATGGAGGGAAGGAAGACGAAGGAGAAACAATCAGCTGTGTCTCTTCAAGAATTCGTCTCCGTTATGGCCCCTTTAATTGACTTAGAGAAG GAAGCCGAAATATCAGCCTCTATCACTTCTGGGGCGTCGAGAAATCTTGATACAGCTCAAAAGAAGGGCTCCACTATTCTTAATTTGAAGTGTGTTGATGCTCAG ACAGGACTGATGGGGAAAACTCTTCTTGAGTTTCAATCCACTAAAGGAGATGTTCTTCCTGCTCACAAG TTTGGAACCCATGATGTAGTTGTGTTAAAACCAAATAAAGCTGATTTAGGATCTCCTGCTCTTGGACAAGGTGTAGTCTACCGGTTAAag GACTCCTCAATCACTGTTGCTTTTGATGACATCCCAGAAGAAGGTTTAAATAGTCCTCTACGCCTGGAGAAGCTGGCAAATGAG GTGACTTACCGTAGGATGAAGGATGCCTTGATTCAGTTGAGCAAAGGTGTGCAGAATGGACCTGCTGCTGGCTTAATACCTGTCTTATTCGGAGAGCAAAAGCCAACAGTGTTGAAAAAGGACATTGCCTTCAAACCTTTTAACTCTAACCTTGATCACTCTCAG AAAGATGCCATTTCAAAGGCCCTGTCATCAAAGAATGTCTTCATGCTGCATGGACCCCCTGGAACTGGAAAAACCACTACAGTGGTAGAAATTATCTTACAAGAAGTGAAACGTGGATCAAAGATTCTTGCATGTGCTGCTTCAAATATTGCTGTTGATAACATTGTTGAACGGCTTGTTCCTCACAG AGTAAGGCTGGTGAGACTAGGGCATCCTGCGCGTTTACTACCTCAAGTGTTGGAAAGTGCACTGGATGCACAG GTTCTGCGAGGGGATAATAGTTCTCTTGCAAGTGACATCCGAAAAGAAATGAAG GCATTAAATGGGAAATTGCTGAAAACCAAGGACAAAAACACTAGGAGAGAAATCCAGAAGGAGCTTAGGACTCTTTCCAAAGAAGAGCGTAAAAGACAGCAGTTAGCTGTGACAGATGTGATTAAAAATGCAGATGTAGTGTTGACAACTTTGACTGGTGCAGTTTCTCGCAAGCTGGATAATACATCATTTGATTTGGTAATTATTGATGAAGCTGCTCAGGCACTTGAGATAGCATGCTGGATAGCTCTACTGAAG GGTTCAAGATGTATACTCGCAGGAGACCATCTTCAGCTTCCTCCAACCGTCCAAAGTGTGGAAGCTGAGAAGAAAGGATTAGGAAGAACTCTCTTTGAGCGTCTTGCAGACCTTTATGGAGATGAAGTAACGTCTATGCTGACTGTACAGTATCGCATGCATGAGCATATTATGAATTGGTCATCTAAGGAGCTTTACAACAGCAAG ATCAAAGCCCATCCAAGTGTTGCAGCACATATGCTTTTTGATCTTGAGGGTGTAAAGAGGACATCTTCTACAGAACCAACCCTTCTTCTCATAGACATAGCCGG ATGTGACATGGAAGAAAAGAAGGACGAAGAAGATAGCACAATGAATGAAGGTGAAGCTGAGGTTGCCATGGCCCATGCAAAGAGATTGATTCAAAGTGGAGTCCATGCTTCTGATATTGGAATTATTACCCCTTATGCTGCGCAG GTTGTCTTACTGAAGATATTGAGAAGTAAGGATGATAAGCTAAAAAATATGGAGATCTCAACAGTTGATGGTTTCCAAGGGCGGGAGAAGGAGGCGATTATTATTTCAATGGTTCGATCAAACTCAAAGAAAGAG GTGGGGTTTCTGAGTGACCGCAGACGAATGAACGTGGCAGTGACACGAGCAAGAAGACAGTGTTGTCTTGTCTGCGACACTGAGACAGTAAGTAGTGATGGGTTCTTAAAGCGATTGATTGAGTATTTTGAAGAGCATGCTGAGTATCTAAGTGGCTCAGAGTATCTCAATGAATAA
- the LOC102627534 gene encoding dehydration-responsive element-binding protein 2F has protein sequence MESYKKSPLKPWKKGPTRGKGGPLNASCQYRGVRQRTWGKWVAEIREPKKRTRLWLGSFATAEEAAMAYDEAARRLYGPDAYLNLPHLHTDNNNPSSNNKSHNKFKWVPSKNFISMFPSCGLLNVNAQPSVHVIHQRLEELKKNGVFNQTSSSSSSSGESKVEAPTTCIGDKTLLEAVSVREKEVEISSGNMLGWREEKKQIDLNEFLQQLGILKEESQAEVTEGTEGSSGAAESESSMKDYGELAAFADTSFNWDALIEMHGNGIAGHHQLGGFQLYDVQEEVTLPTSIWNF, from the coding sequence ATGGAGAGTTACAAAAAATCCCCATTAAAGCCATGGAAGAAAGGTCCAACAAGAGGCAAAGGTGGCCCTCTCAATGCTTCTTGCCAATACCGAGGGGTTAGGCAACGAACATGGGGAAAATGGGTGGCTGAGATCAGAGAGCCCAAGAAGAGAACTAGACTTTGGTTGGGTTCTTTTGCAACGGCTGAAGAAGCTGCCATGGCTTATGATGAAGCTGCTAGAAGATTATATGGCCCTGACGCTTATCTCAATCTTCCCCATCTTCATACTGACAATAATAATCCTTCATCAAACAATAAGTCACACAATAAGTTCAAATGGGTGCCTTCGAAGAACTTCATTTCAATGTTCCCTTCTTGTGGGTTGCTTAATGTAAATGCTCAGCCTAGTGTTCATGTTATTCACCAAAGGCTTGAGGAGCTTAAGAAAAATGGGGTTTTTAATCAAACCTCTTCTTCTAGTTCATCTTCCGGGGAATCAAAAGTCGAAGCTCCAACTACATGCATTGGTGACAAAACCCTTTTAGAGGCTGTTTCAGTGAGGGAGAAAGAGGTCGAAATTTCATCTGGGAATATGCTGGGATGGCGTGAAGAGAAGAAGCAGATTGATCTAAATGAGTTTCTGCAGCAACTGGGGATACTGAAAGAAGAGAGTCAAGCTGAGGTAACTGAAGGGACGGAAGGTTCTTCAGGAGCAGCAGAATCAGAATCTTCAATGAAAGATTATGGTGAACTTGCAGCCTTCGCAGACACGAGTTTCAATTGGGATGCACTGATCGAGATGCATGGAAATGGAATTGCAGGTCATCATCAACTAGGAGGCTTCCAGCTTTATGATGTTCAAGAAGAGGTGACTTTGCCTACCTCCATTTGGAACTTCTGA
- the LOC102627827 gene encoding uncharacterized protein LOC102627827 — MDGLADFSSAGSSLLWLWIIEYLASFKEVDTSILHDLIETAPEIPDDLAKVTREMVALRCLEDLFGSSDKVNNDGLSCTENKVGFALSESCEDVLQQILQETSASDLNIAGPELLKWDVHPFIMHKRALMPKCALQHLKDTILEGTHPLAASLKESSGLTCVSECGTARVGDLDHNALAMSEKENLLPSTCENRDGQPRDNLHIRNMLPFKRSRGDMATRDMAAHTNGVQEKCDLNYNAKKHKQDAISNHQSADQISVPTCGKEMVEPLSGRDVAVAGREGSHFSNQSQDAGLEESQFPDDGCDNCDDLRRLGQNGDVNDDQIQHNQAEDGHNAARLPRAEPVQNATVDEANITERVPSVGTQHEDTEDESRGEVEHSCEEETLSDNDAYHNDRIDVAVKKSHFLSSQAALGHDSLATSGWTEQNLCVKCNKDGQLLSCSSSTCPLAVHENCLGFPVKFDEKGNFHCPFCAYTLSISEYLEAKKRASVARKELAAFMQMGSVCHQMDLANKLHSKDPGHSGSNGDKDIHENGNVGEQENNQENQNGQHLHDVSDQLCQKHRAKKKKAEPLHDVSDPLCQRHSANKKKAETSASCVNANSPCREEEANAFSGRDCISNGDKVVEENMDNYCPSERGLEGQPERTPPECGKLACTNTYVEPMDDTEAEAKLQKEDVQPASSESSDPPESPVIALNIDEEEISESEDDKFIISNYSIRFRRPKTHYTYPPIPQLRRKKVPWTAKEEEILKKGVQKFASVDDRIIPWKKILEFGSSVFFGGRTAIDLKDKWRNMCKGSPRSK, encoded by the exons ATGGATGGTCTGGCTGATTTTTCGTCTGCGGGTTCCAGCCTTCTGTGGCTTTGGATAATTGAGTATTTGGCAAGCTTCAAGGAAGTAGATACGTCTATTTTGCATG ATTTGATTGAAACGGCTCCAGAAATTCCGGATGATTTGGCAAAAGTCACAAGGGAAATGGTTGCCTTGAGATGCTTGGAGGATTTGTTTGGTTCTAGTGATAAAGTTAATAATGACGGTCTTTCTTGTACGGAGAACAAAGTTGGGTTTGCTTTATCAGAAAGCTGCGAAGATGTTCTCCAGCAAATACTCCAGGAG ACATCAGCTTCTGATCTGAATATTGCTGGACCTGAGCTTTTGAAATGGGATGTCCATCCCTTTATTATGCATAAAAGAGCTTTGATGCCTAAATGTGCCTTACAACac CTGAAAGATACAATTCTTGAAGGAACACATCCATTGGCTGCCTCCTTGAAGGAAAGCAGTGGTTTGACGTGTGTAAGTGAGTGTGGCACAGCTCGTGTTGGTGATCTCGATCATAATGCCCTGGCAATGTCAGAAAAAGAGAATTTGCTTCCTTCAACATGTGAAAATAGGGATGGACAACCTAGAGATAATTTGCATATCAGAAATATGTTGCCTTTTAAGAGGAGTAGGGGTGACATGGCTACCAGAGATATGGCAGCACACACCAATGGAGTCCAGGAGAAGTGTGATCTCAATTATAATGCCAAGAAGCATAAGCAGGATGCAATTAGTAACCATCAGTCTGCAGATCAGATATCAGTTCCTACCTGTGGCAAAGAAATGGTGGAACCTCTTTCTGGAAGAGATGTTGCAGTGGCTGGCAGAGAAGGTTCCcatttttcaaaccaatctcAAGATGCAGGCCTGGAGGAAAGCCAGTTTCCGGATGATGGTTGTGACAATTGCGATGACTTGAGGAGGCTTGGGCAGAATGGTGATGTTAATGATGACCAAATCCAGCATAATCAAGCAGAGGATGGCCATAATGCTGCCAGACTGCCTCGAGCCGAACCTGTTCAAAATGCAACAGTGGATGAAGCCAATATTACTGAACGCGTACCCTCTGTGGGTACTCAACACGAAGATACTGAGGATGAGTCTAGAGGTGAAGTGGAACATTCTTGTGAAGAAGAAACATTGAGTGATAATGATGCATACCATAATGATAGAATTGATGTTGCTGTGAAGAAAAGTCATTTTTTGAGCTCCCAAGCTGCATTAGGTCATGATTCCTTGGCTACGAGTGGGTGGACAGAACAAAACCTTTGTGTGAAGTGTAACAAGGATGGTCAGTTGCTATCTTGCAGCTCCAGTACTTGCCCACTAGCGGTGCATGAAAACTGCTTGGGTTTTCCCgtaaaatttgatgaaaaggGAAACTTTCATTGCCCTTTTTGTGCATATACTCTCTCCATTTCAGAGTACCTTGAAGCCAAGAAAAGAGCTTCTGTGGCAAGGAAAGAACTAGCTGCATTTATGCAAATGGGCTCTGTGTGTCATCAAATGGACCTTGCCAATAAATTACACAGCAAAGACCCAGGTCATTCAGGAAGCAATGGAGATAAAGACATTCATGAAAATGGGAATGTGGGAGAGCAAGAAAACAaccaagaaaatcaaaatggtcaaCATTTACATGATGTTAGTGACCAACTATGTCAGAAACATAGAGctaagaagaaaaaggcagAGCCTTTACATGATGTTAGTGACCCCTTATGTCAGAGACATAGTGCTAATAAGAAAAAGGCAGAGACTTCTGCATCATGTGTTAATGCCAATTCACCTTGTAGAGAAGAAGAGGCCAATGCATTTAGTGGGAGAGATTGTATCTCTAATGGAGATAAGGTAGTGGAAGAAAATATGGATAATTACTGCCCTTCTGAAAGAGGACTTGAAGGTCAACCAGAACGCACACCTCCTGAGTGTGGTAAACTAGCCTGTACAAACACATATGTTGAGCCTATGGATGATACAGAAGCTGAAGCCAAACTTCAGAAGGAAGATGTACAGCCTGCAAGTAGTGAATCTAGTGATCCACCAGAAAGTCCTGTTATTGCTCTTAATATTGATGAAGAGGAAATTTCTGAAAGTGAAGATGATAAGTTTATTATCTCTAATTACTCGATACGATTCCGAAGGCCGAAAACGCATTA CACATACCCGCCTATTCCTCAGTTGAGACGAAAGAAAGTTCCATGGACAGCTAAAGAGGAAGAGATACTTAAG AAGGGAGTGCAGAAATTTGCTAGTGTTGACGACAGAATTATCCCATGGAAGAAGATATTAGAATTTGGTAGTTCTGTGTTTTTCGGTGGTCGCACAGCAATAGACCTGAAGGATAAGTGGAGAAACATGTGCAAAGGAAGCCCAAGGTCTAAATGA
- the LOC102628321 gene encoding protein HEAT STRESS TOLERANT DWD 1: MVRSIKNPKKAKRKNKVAKKADGSSSSSIPSLPTKVWQPGVDKLEEGEELQCDPTAYNSLHAFHIGWPCLSFDIVRDTLGLVRNEFPHTAYFVAGTQAEKPSWNSIGVFKVSNISGKRRELVPNKPSNDDEDVDSESSDSDEDSDDDEEGGSGTPILQLRKVAHQGCVNRIRAMTQNPHICASWADTGHVQVWDLRSHLNALAESETIVGQGASQVSNQSPLVKFGGHKDEGYAIDWNPITTGRLVTGDCNSCIHLWEPASDATWNVDPNPFIGHSASVEDLQWSPTEPDVFASCSVDGHIAIWDARVGKSALTSFKAHNADVNVISWNRLASCLLASGSDDGTFSIHDLRLLKGGDSVVAHFEYHKHPVTSIEWSPHEGSTLAVSSADNQLTIWDLSLEKDEEEEAEFKAKTREQVNAPEDLPPQLLFIHQGQKDLKEFHWHAQIPGMIVSTAADGFNILMPSNIQNTLPQDAV; the protein is encoded by the exons ATGGTTCGAAGCATCAAGAACCCCAAGAAGgccaaaagaaagaacaag GTCGCAAAAAAAGCAGATGggtcatcttcttcttcaattccGAGTTTACCAACAAAGGTGTGGCAACCAGGAGTTGACAAGTTAGAGGAAGGAGAGGAGCTTCAATGTGACCCTACTGCCTATAATTCCCTTCACGCCTTTCACATTGGTTGGCCTTGTTTAAG CTTTGACATTGTGCGTGATACCTTGGGTTTAGTACGGAATGAGTTTCCACATACAGCGTATTTTGTTGCAGGGACTCAG GCAGAGAAACCTTCTTGGAACTCTATTGGAGTATTTAAAGTCTCTAACATTTCTGGAAAGAGGCGTGAATTAGTACCTAACAAACCCTctaatgatgatgaagatgtgGATAGCGAAAGTAGCGACAGTGATGAAGATAGTGATGATGACGAGGAAGGTGGGTCTGGGACACCGATTTTGCAG TTGCGCAAGGTAGCTCATCAAGGATGTGTCAATCGTATACGTGCTATGACACAAAATCCTCATATATGTGCATCTTGGGCAGATACCGGTCATGTGCAG GTATGGGATCTCCGATCTCATCTAAATGCTTTAGCTGAATCAGAAACAATAGTTGGCCAGGGAGCTTCTCAAGTTTCTAATCAGAGTCCATTAGTTAAGTTTGGTGGCCACAAAGACGAGGGCTATGCTATAGATTGGAATCCCATCACAACTGGAAGGCTTGTAACTG GGGACTGCAATAGTTGCATTCATTTATGGGAGCCTGCATCTGATGCCACATGGAATGTTGACCCTAATCCTTTCATTGGACATTCTGCAAGCGTAGAAGATCTACAA TGGAGCCCTACTGAACCTGATGTATTTGCCTCATGTTCTGTGGATGGACATATTGCAATTTGGGATGCACGTGTGGGGAAGTCAGCCTTAACGTCATTTAAGGCTCATAATGCAGATGTGAATGTTATCTCCTGGAACAG gCTGGCTAGCTGTCTGTTGGCATCTGGAAGTGATGATGGAACATTTTCTATTCATGATCTTAGATTGCTCAAG GGGGGAGATTCGGTAGTAGCGCATTTTGAGTACCATAAGCATCCTGTTACATCCATCGAGTGGAGTCCACATGAAGGCTCAACTTTGGCAGTTTCATCAGCTGATAATCAGCTAAC GATATGGGACCTTTCTTTGGAAAAAGATGAGGAAGAGGAGGCAGAGTTCAAAGCTAAGACAAGAGAGCAAGTAAATGCCCCAGAAGATTTACCACCTCAACTTCTATTTATTCATCAG GGACAGAAAGACTTGAAAGAATTTCATTGGCATGCTCAGATTCCAGGAATGATTGTGTCTACCGCAGCAGACGGCTTTAACATACTAATGCCATCAAACATTCAAAATACCCTGCCCCAGGATGCCGTTTAA